The nucleotide sequence ACAATGTGGTTAGCGGGAGAACAGCAATGACGCACCCCTTACAGCCTGAATCTTCGAAGTTCGCGGTTGAGCTCAACGGATGCACCAAGGAGTTTGCAACTCCCGGCGGCGGATCGTACTTCGCTGTTCGGGACATCGACCTCAAGGTTGAGCCCGGACGGTTCGTCTCCATCGTCGGTCCGACGGGATCGGGCAAGTCCACCATCCTCAACATGGCCGCAGGACTCCTGAATCCTTCGTCGGGCACTGTCCACAGCTTCGGTGAGGCCGTCCACGGGGTGAACCGCCGCGCCTCCTACATGTTCCAGCAGGACGCCCTGCTGCCATGGAAGTCTGTCATCGACAACGTCAGCCTCGGGCTCACCATGGCCGGGGTATCCAAGGCCGAGGCCTACGACGAGTCCCGCCGCTGGCTCGAGAAGGTGGGATTGAAGAACTTCGCTGACCGGTACCCCCACCAGCTCTCCGGCGGCATGCGCAAGCGCACCGCAGTTGCCCAGGCCTGGATCGTCAACCCGGACATCCTGCTGATGGACGAACCTTTCTCCGCGCTCGACGTGCAGACGCGGCAGATCATGG is from Arthrobacter sp. QXT-31 and encodes:
- a CDS encoding ABC transporter ATP-binding protein, whose translation is MTHPLQPESSKFAVELNGCTKEFATPGGGSYFAVRDIDLKVEPGRFVSIVGPTGSGKSTILNMAAGLLNPSSGTVHSFGEAVHGVNRRASYMFQQDALLPWKSVIDNVSLGLTMAGVSKAEAYDESRRWLEKVGLKNFADRYPHQLSGGMRKRTAVAQAWIVNPDILLMDEPFSALDVQTRQIMENELLQLWQESDKAVVFITHDLDEAIALSDEVVILGAGPGSTVVGSYEIDIPRPRDLLDIRDDPKFVELHREIWGRLKVEVSKTYESAREEEESDAA